A region of Acidimicrobiia bacterium DNA encodes the following proteins:
- a CDS encoding HAD-IB family hydrolase: protein MNISALIDQIETAPTGPGVVAFFDMDGTVLAGFTAFVFAQDRIRRPDLTNLGVAAVAVRYQAGNASFEELLQASTKAMAGMSVEEIDDLADRLFTETIAAMIYPEVRRLIRAHQRQGHTVVLLSAATTMQARPVAESLDVDDVICNTLEVEHGHVTGGVGQPIIFGAQKATEATAYAERIKASLDDAFFYSDGYEDLPLLDLVGHPQPLNPDKKLRKAADARGWLPTDFESRGTPTKTQIVRTILAQASVLTAATAGLTAGLLNRDRRQAINLMTSTWGDLAVALAGVNLDVSGEAHLWSDRPAVFMFNHQSNFDGLLLMKLLRRDVTAVAKEQLKAMPFVGQVFEFGDVIFISRSDHDAAVDALREAATRIRQGLSVAISPEGTRQVTPRLGVFKKGGFHLAMEAGVPIVPIVIHNSLDVLPRGARIMRSATVRVDVLEPIPTVDWTVDSLAEHVERVRLQFAAALES, encoded by the coding sequence GTGAACATCTCCGCCCTGATCGACCAAATCGAAACCGCCCCCACTGGACCTGGCGTCGTGGCCTTTTTTGATATGGACGGAACCGTCCTGGCGGGCTTTACTGCTTTCGTATTCGCCCAGGATCGAATTCGACGCCCCGACCTGACCAATCTCGGTGTGGCCGCGGTAGCCGTTCGGTACCAGGCGGGGAACGCTTCATTCGAAGAACTACTCCAAGCTTCGACGAAGGCGATGGCAGGAATGTCGGTCGAGGAAATCGATGACCTGGCTGATCGGCTCTTTACGGAGACCATCGCGGCGATGATCTACCCGGAGGTCCGTCGACTTATCCGGGCTCATCAACGACAGGGGCATACGGTGGTGCTTCTCTCAGCTGCAACCACGATGCAAGCCCGACCGGTGGCCGAGTCCCTCGATGTCGACGACGTCATTTGCAACACCCTCGAAGTCGAGCATGGCCATGTGACCGGTGGTGTGGGGCAACCAATCATTTTCGGCGCCCAGAAGGCCACTGAAGCCACGGCATACGCGGAACGTATCAAGGCCTCCTTGGATGATGCCTTCTTCTACAGCGACGGATACGAGGACCTGCCGCTCCTCGACCTGGTCGGTCATCCCCAGCCACTCAATCCTGACAAGAAACTTCGCAAGGCTGCTGACGCACGTGGGTGGCTACCAACCGATTTTGAGAGTCGCGGCACGCCAACCAAGACCCAGATCGTCCGCACCATCCTGGCTCAAGCGAGCGTCCTGACTGCGGCAACCGCCGGACTGACGGCCGGACTCCTCAACCGGGATCGACGGCAGGCGATCAACCTGATGACCTCGACCTGGGGGGATCTGGCGGTGGCTTTGGCCGGGGTCAACCTCGACGTCAGCGGCGAAGCGCACTTGTGGTCCGACCGCCCGGCCGTCTTCATGTTCAACCACCAGAGCAATTTCGACGGTCTCCTGCTCATGAAATTGCTGCGGCGCGACGTGACCGCCGTCGCCAAGGAACAGCTCAAAGCCATGCCGTTTGTCGGGCAGGTGTTTGAGTTCGGTGACGTCATATTCATCAGCCGGTCAGATCATGACGCCGCGGTAGATGCCCTCCGCGAGGCGGCCACGCGCATCCGACAGGGCCTCAGCGTGGCGATCTCACCGGAGGGAACCCGACAAGTCACTCCACGCCTGGGAGTTTTCAAAAAGGGTGGGTTTCATCTTGCCATGGAAGCCGGGGTACCGATTGTCCCGATCGTCATCCACAACAGCCTCGACGTACTCCCCCGGGGGGCCCGCATCATGCGGTCCGCCACCGTGCGCGTTGACGTTCTTGAGCCGATCCCGACCGTCGACTGGACGGTCGATTCCTTGGCCGAACACGTTGAACGGGTTCGCCTCCAGTTTGCCGCCGCCTTGGAGTCCTAG